Genomic segment of Triticum aestivum cultivar Chinese Spring chromosome 6A, IWGSC CS RefSeq v2.1, whole genome shotgun sequence:
TCTTCGagtatttttatatatttcaaaataattcttcgtaaattttcaggtcatttgaagttgtgcagaataacTATCCTTGTTgtagccttttcaggtccagaattccagctgtcggcaatcTCCCTCTCCATGTGAAACTTGTAcagtaagagagaaaaggcattaaaattgcatcataaagtgaaatagcattcaaaacataataaataacagtaaaaaatatgatgcaaaatggatgtatcaactcccccaagcttagacctcgcttgttcttAAGAGAAAGCCAaaatcgataatcatgaccacatgtttagagagagaggtgtcgacaaAAATAAACTACAGACATgaaagcatcatgatcattattatagcaGCAATATATCATCATAAAACTTATCATGCTAAAGTAACAGTTAATCCACATGCTAAAGTATGAACCATAAACTTTGTTGGGAACTAACAAattatgatctcagtcattgaaaaaATTACAATCCATCATATTTTCTGAAAGAGTCTATGTGAGAGCTTTgtttagcaagttcacatactcaactatcatttagtcttatATGATTGCTGATAGTCAcaacatatttatagagcaaaagtTTTAGTCAAAATACATAGGAAGATGGGGGTTATAGTTTTCATCGCTCAACTTATTTAtctcaaggataatgtcaacaataataactcatgatcacctacatccaactggatatatatatacatacatacatatatatatatatatatatatatatatatatatatatatatatatatatatatatatatatatatatatatatatatatatatgtctcgatcttttccaccacatgatgcttgccaactagagaataaatAGAGCGGAACCCGGGatgaacattattgactcttgcataaaggtaaatatagaaaagtaaaagatagacccttcgcagagggaaccagatattgtcatgcgctttttactTTTGGATGTGTAAACTCGTAATGAAaaggaatgtcactttatattgccacttatcATAGCAACCTTTATCATGCAGTCCGTCGTTTTTATTTCTTTATCATCACAAATTCGTACATAGCTTATTCTTctaataaaagatcatacatatttaggagcagttttttattattttatgcaccgatgacaacttacttgaagaatcttattCAATTCATAGATAGATATAATGGACTTTCATGACAAAAGACTGGGTTTaagaattttggatgcacaagtagtatctctagttagtgagaattttggctagcaaaagatcctaagcaaagcACCACATGTTacaggatccatgacaatataacttctatgtgaatataagcaattagggctgcaaacgagtcgagttcgAGCGAGTTGGAGTTGGGTCAGCTCAACTCATATTAAAAGTCGAGCGATTTCAAACTAAGTGAAGCTCAAGACCGAGCCGTGGAGCATAACTCGTGCTCAGCTTGTAATAATCTCGAGttgatctcgagctagtttcgagtTAAATGAGATGGTAAAAACTATAACTTTTATGTTGATTATTCCAACTAGATAAGGTTCAACACGGGGTATGAAAGCACTAAAGAAATATTATTCCAATCATGACGATGACGATATAAATTTCGTCAAAGTAGTTTGACTTATTCTCTCATAACCGTAAATCTAGTATCAAAATAATCATATAATTGAAAAAACAAATTATCGGTCAAAGATCATAAAGGCCTAAATCTTCTCTGCACTTAATTAAGTTTTCATGTTTGCTagtaaataaaatgaaaaaaataatgaAAAACATAGATGATAATAAATTATCTTATTTCCATTTAATATATGACatgatcatttaacataatgatattatgTTGAGCCATTCAGCTAAAATTGAGTGAACTAGTATTGGCTTAAGATCGGCTCATTTCTCGATCGAGCTACATAAAGTATTCAAACTCAGCTCGTTTATTTTCGAGTCAATCAATCTTAAATTGAGCTAAAAAAAACTGAGTCGATCTCGAGCAGCTCGTGAGTCTCGAGCTTTTCTTGCGGTCCTACTGTTGGCTGAAAGCCTGAAACCGGTGGACCCAAAGAGTCTTCGCCCCGCCTCGCGGGAGCCATGGCCAGGCGCTCGGCCGCCGCTCGCCTGGATCCTTCCGGTAGGTCACCCCCCACCCACTCGCGCCCCCCTTTCCCTTGGCCTACTAGCATTCAATCCTTTCCCCTCTGACCCGTTAGCCTTGGTTTCGTCGGGCGCTGCGGTGTGGCCTGGCCAGGCCTTGGCGCCACCATAGGTCTGGGTTGGGGGTGGGGGAAGTGAGCGCATGGTTCCACTCCACCGGTGCAGAGGCCATGGTTCTGTGGTCTTCGGTCTCTATTTGTTCATGGGCAACTGGATTTACACGGTGTTACATTTTCTTTCACATTTAATCAGCTCTGCTAGCTCCTGCTTTGGCGACAATGGGCAATCCACTTTCATCATTCAACATGCCCCACTTTTCTTCCACAATATTTTGAGACCTTATGCATATCTCGTTTACATACCCAACAGTATGCACCAGAAGAAGTAATTAAACAACTTTGTTCAATTGCTTTGGATTACGTCATAACTGCTAACTAAACAACTTTGTTCAATTGGTTTGATTACGTCATAACCGCTAACTCTTCGTCATGCTGTTGATTGTGGTGAGAAATTTTCTCAAGGACCTTGTGTGGTGACCTGGTGATCGATGAAAAATAGAGGCAAAACATAGTTGAAAACTTGAGGCTGCTTTTACAACTTGTTATTTTTTGTATGTTACACACAAGCATTGCCTCGAGTTTCCTTTACACGCTCCTCTTCTCCTACATGCTAATAACCTCTTCTGGTTTTCCAAAAGTCCGAGACTATGTTGGCCTCTTCATTGCCTGCTGCAATGCAATCCATGTTCATATCATCTCAGTCAGGATATGAGCAGAGCAAAGGCAGCAGTGCCTTTTTTCCAAGGCTTGGAAGGCAGCTCTCCTGTCTGTCTGTATGTACATGCTTGACTTTCCAGATTACAACCATGGAAGATTCATTCTTATGGCGACGATACATCATCATTGTTGAAACTGTATGAAGTGGCGCTCGAGTAGCTCGTGTTGCTGACCTGGGCAGCTTCATACTCCTGTCCAAGAGTCCGCAGCCTGTTCAACTCTGGCAAGATTTCTTTTCCGAGATCTGGCCGGTCCTTCTTCCGTAGCTCCGCACATTTCAAAGCCAGCCGCGCGAACGCCAAGGCCTCTTCTACTGGCCAGTCTGTCACCGTCGGGTCAAGTACCTCCTGGAAGGCTCCTTTCTCTATGGCATGCTCGACTTGGTGCGTGAGGCCCATGGGGGACCTGGCTGTGATGATCTGGAGCAGCAGGATTCCGAACGAGTATATGTCGGACTTGGTGGTCAGCATGCCCGTCTGCTGGTACTCAGGGTCTATGTAGCAGAATGTGCCGGCTGTGGACGTCATCCTGTACTGTGTGACTTCAGCTATGGACTGTGGCACCAGCCTCGCGAGGCCGACGTCACTGATCTTGCTGACGAAGTTGTGGTCGAGGAGGATGTTTCCGGGCTTCAGGTCTCGGTGGACAAGTGGTTCTGGCTTCGCCTGGTGGAGGAAGAGAAGGCCGGTAGCGATGTCTGCGGCGATCCTGAAGCGGATGTTCCATGGGATTGGTTTGGTGTTGCCTCTTCTGCAGAGCCGGTCCTCTAGGCTTCCGTAATCCATGTACTCGTAGACCAGGCAGCCATACTCCGGGCATGCTCCGAGCAACAGGACCATGTTTGGATGCCGCATGCTGCTAAGTATTTCAATCTGCAAAGTATTGATTAGCATGAGGTTGATCATGGCTTCATTTGCATAAAGTAAAATGCAGCTAAGGAGTCAGTCGGTAAATTAGTTATCCTGAAACAAATAAAAGAAACCTGCTTCCTGATGCCGAACATATATTTATTGCCAGTAAAAGAGAAGGAATATGCATGGTGTTTATATGGCTCTAGTAATATGCAAATACTGAAAGCAGCCCTGAATAGACTGACAAATAATGAAACTGTAACTGCATAACTATGAAGGTCTTATGATTTGTAATGCTGTATTGTATTTACCTCTTGCTGAAACTGTCTCCTCCCCTGTGATGCGTCTGGTCTTAGGATTTTAATAGCGACATTAGTATGATCCAATACAGCTTTATATACTGGTCCATATCCACCTTCGCCTATCTTGAGTGCCCTGTCAAACTTATGCGTGGCGGCTTCTATATCATCAATGGAATACCTCCTGTACCGGGGATCCGTGTCCGATGCTCTCCTtctctcctcgaactcgcgcttTGCCTTGCATTCTGCTCTCAGTCTCTTCTGCGCCTCGAGCTCTGCAATTTTTTGGGCAGCTTCTGCCGCCTCCAGCGCAGCTTTGCACTTTGCCTTCTCCATTTCAACAAGCGCAAGAGCTTCTTCTTCTGAACTCCTTAGTTCTTGGTACAATTTAGACTCTTCCACCTTCATCTGGGACAGCTGAGCCGCCtgcagttattatttatttcattatatcaaCAGAGTTTGGTCGGTTTAGGAACTGCTTGACGTTATACTCAGGTCCATCTATTTTCATGTATAAACATTACCTTCTGTTTCGCGTCAATTGCCTCCTTACATGCGGAGTTATACATTTCCATTGTCTGCTTCAGCTCTAGTCTCAGTCGTCTCATTTCAGCTTCTACATCCTTCTGCATTCATGTGAAACAAAATATGAGAATTTATGATCCAGTACCTAACAACTTCAAATCAATGTCCAGCTTGCAAACTTTTGATCCACTGTAGCAACTTAATGGTTACAATGCTCTTACCCCGGCTGAACTTAGGCTTTCCAAGGATGCATATGATGATAGCTCCAGAGATTCACCATAGTCCAGAGAATTTAAATCCATGCTCATGGGAAAATCAACGTCATCTGAAAAGGAGCTGCGAGTCACGGAGGGCCTTGGTGGTGCAATGAAGTCGATGTAGTCGTCGAAATCCTTTTGAGGTGCTTGCCTTCCAGAGAGGAGATTCCTATCTTTTGTCGGGACCTTTGCATAGCCAGATAACCGGTCTACCGATGTTCTACTTGTCCTCGGTGACGATGGGTTAGAAAACTTTCTCCATTCTCTTGATGATCTATTATACAAAATGAGATATTTCTTACATCCACATTGCCTAGGCATTTAATTAAACATATGGATGCTAACTGCTGAAGGTAAGCATAGCGACCAACTGACCATCTAATGAGTAAGTTATTTTTTAACCGTATAAGTGAATTTCTGCTGACCATTTAGCTTCAGGAACATGCTTTGTATTTTATCGAAGTGCTATGTATCTTCTTCACAAACTTACCTTGGGAATGCATCGGGTTCGATGTTTGGTTGGGAGTTTTGCTTCGGAGGGAGAGTAGTAAAGGGTGCCGGAGCTTTGGCTGCCTTCACTTGGATGGCCttccctttatgtattacatgcACTGTGCAATAATCAGGCGCCATCTTCATCAAGCATGTTGGCACATCAGGATTTCTAAACCTTCTGCATGGTGTAAAGTCCATGCCTGTGTTCAGTATAGGTATATATCAAAGGTATGTAATGGTGCATAATCATGGAGTATGGATGGGTAGGTACCTGATGAATGTGTTCCTAGTGGATGCTCCAACTACGATATCGGTGATGGCATGACCAGTAGCATAATCAATTATTGCTTTGGAGATATCATTGCCATCCAAGATAACCTCATTTAGATGCATCTGCGATTTGCAGTGGCAGTATGTCAGTATTACTTGTGTTATTTGATTCTATTTGCTTCGtcttgttattattattattattattattattattattattattgttattattattattattattattattatcctccACCTCCTCCTGTCGTAGTACCAAAACATTTTTATTTCAAGAATCCTTGGTATGTCTCAGCTCTTATAGATATCTCACCCTAATGTTTTTTTATGTCTGCTCTGCTATAGCGGTATGCCAATTTGAGCTAACATCTACCAATATGCGAGAAGGCAGTGTTCTAGCACTCAATTGACACTCACCCCTTTACGAGCACAGTAGCCTCTGTATGAGATAAACAGTTGTGACATCTCTGCATCTGTGTCAACTCCGCGGCCTGCTTCCCCTGTTAATGTGGCCATACCAAAATAAATTAGAGCAAGTGTTGAAAAGTTAAACCATGTTAAATAGGAGAATAAAATCTTTACCAGTCGCCTAATATGTACTCCCTccctccggaaatacttgtcatcaaaatggataaaaggggatgtatctagacgtattttagttttagatacatttctttttatccattttgatgacaagtattttcggacggagggagtaatcaaTAGCTGCAGGGACTAGTGAATATGAACAAGTGTTACAACTACGCAGTAAGTTAAATTCATTTTGGAACAACACAATCTCAATCATCCTACTAGGCGATGCGCCTTTTCTCGTGTCTGGTATATTTTCGTACAAAATAGCTGTAGAATGTGATAGTGTAGCATTATCTGTTCATCACATGATGACATTATGCACATAACATTGTCACAGAATAACGCCGATCTTGGAAATTGGACGTTTTGTTTGTCATCTATAAAGTTATTGCTACCTCATCGCCAAACCTGCTATTTTAGGTAAATTGGTCTACTGTGATGGTGAACAGATTACGAAAATACAGGTGGAAACTGAAGACCCTAGCAATCATAACTTCAGCCAGCCTGATTTTGACGGCGTTCAGATGTAGGAAAAGGTCTCTTCtgattttcatttcttttttcatGCAGATACCTCTTACCATAAAGAGCGAGACCGGTCTGTGTACTTTGGTTGATCCTGACATGGACCAACTGGAGGGTGCTCCCCCTGGCCATGAGCCGATCCACCGCCCATTTTGCCGCTTGCTGGCTGTTCTTGTCCCGGTCGACGGCCACGATGGTCGAGATGTCCTTCCCGGCCTCGGGCTCCCCGCTGTGCGACGCTGTGGAGAATGCCGAGAGGTACATTTCTCAGCTCTCCGACCAACCAACGAAGCGAGCGAGCGACcgacgggagggagagagagacaaaaggggaattttGTCCCTCCTCCCCCTTTGCTTATCTCTCCTACCCTGCCTGGCCGGGGTCTCCTCGTCCCTTGCTGTCGCGACCGAACCCGGCCGAAACCGCGATGTTGTTTTAGGGAGCTTGTGTTTGTTTTTTGCCAAGTTTGGACGCAGTGTGGTCGTGAGGATTTTCTTAATTTTCTGTGGCTCCTGTTTCCCCGCTTCTTAAGCAAGGGGTGTAGGCGGGAGGACACATGTTCAATGCCACCTTTCTGCTTGTTTCTAAGAATAGCGGCAGGTGACAGACAGGGGTGTCGCCAGGCGCTAGCTGAGTTTCCTTtaaaggcctcctttggtttagctGAGTTTCCTTtaaaggcctcctttggtttggttTATAGTGTAGAAAAATTATAGGAATAGAAAAGTCATTGAAAataagatgacatgtatctcaaatcctataaaTAGAAATATGAAAGGAGATGTtctttggttcacatcataggagtTTTTACGTTTAGtttaggctaatgtttattttcctatgatatatggaggataggaagaatCTTTTCATAGGAATAGAATTctattcctacaaaccaaatgGGTTTAAAGAAaattttcctatagaaatcctatcctatgaaatttcTACATAATTCCTTCAAATCAAAGGAGGCCTAAATTTCCTTTCTGAATCTCCTATGCACATTTTGCTAGTATAACAAATCTGCAGCCCTGTTTTAGTTTGGGTTTAATTCCATGAGAACCAGCTCCCTATCCCCAGAGTACAAACTTCGCATCCGCCTGACTGAATTGCTAGCACCTGTTCGATCCAACGAGAAGCCAACTGAACTCCCATCATGTCCTTTTTACACATGTCAGTGAGACGGGATGAAAACACTCGGTCAAACTGAACTATGCAAAAAGTTTGAACTTTAGATACTTCGGTCACTCCGGATGAAAACGGATCAGTTGCTCTGAGTAGTGCTGATCTAAGCACTTTTCACACTTCGGTGTCACCTACGGAAACTGTTCGCAAATTTCTAGAACAAAGTGGGGTATTGCAAATGAAGAACAAggagaaactgagattgcaatatggatattgcaaaCTTAAGAGAAAAGCTTTATGATCAAAGTGGGGTTCTGAAACGTCTTGgcctggtcattggacacaaacgaaatacGCGTTTTGCACTAtagcaaactttaatctaaacaaaatccaagtCTAAAACGATGCTCTAAGGGTTGTATTAATAGGGAGACAGAGGGGAATTtggtccacccttggcaaggtgggactaaattctGTCCTAAATCGTCTTCCCTAttaatacagactctaaaaacaacctattaagtgtatttcaaaaatacatgggcctgacccaaaaaTAAGGTGGTGTAGCACCTATATTAAGCTATGGGCAAAATTTATGAAAgaccatcttgtatatttcgtccatgtccttgtatgtcatcatggtggctccaAAGTGCTAAAAACTCCGCTGGAAACTCCGTTTTTGTTCCCCTTGCGCGCGCCATCTCctccatgcttgatcatgctccaatgttcatccttcttgacCATGCTTGGCCCTTCATTTCTAAGCAaagcaaatgtatccaatttaggcatcatcatattctcatgaacattagaatcattaccaagaaactaaATTACCTAGTAATTTAATTGACATGCTCGAGCTCTTGTAATTGATCTAGTATATGTAGCAGCGGGGGTTGTGGGTTTAACTGTATTATTGATGCCCTCATCATCTCCCCTTCTTGAATTAAAGTCATCTTCGATGGAAGCTCATATTCCTCACCcacataaggcttcaaatctgcaatgttaaaagtgggactaaccccagaATTTGAAAGGTAGCTCAAATTTGTATGCATTAtcattattttctctaacaccttaaaaggaccatcatcaCGTGGCATCAGCTTTGACTTGCTAAATCAGGAAACCTATCTTTGcgtaaatgtaaccaaacaagatctccaggtgcaaagacaacatgtttttgcccttatctccagcaagtttgtatttagcattcatatgctcaacgTTTTCT
This window contains:
- the LOC123127298 gene encoding U-box domain-containing protein 52, whose protein sequence is MYLSAFSTASHSGEPEAGKDISTIVAVDRDKNSQQAAKWAVDRLMARGSTLQLVHVRINQSTQTGLALYGEAGRGVDTDAEMSQLFISYRGYCARKGMHLNEVILDGNDISKAIIDYATGHAITDIVVGASTRNTFIRRFRNPDVPTCLMKMAPDYCTVHVIHKGKAIQVKAAKAPAPFTTLPPKQNSQPNIEPDAFPRSSREWRKFSNPSSPRTSRTSVDRLSGYAKVPTKDRNLLSGRQAPQKDFDDYIDFIAPPRPSVTRSSFSDDVDFPMSMDLNSLDYGESLELSSYASLESLSSAGKDVEAEMRRLRLELKQTMEMYNSACKEAIDAKQKAAQLSQMKVEESKLYQELRSSEEEALALVEMEKAKCKAALEAAEAAQKIAELEAQKRLRAECKAKREFEERRRASDTDPRYRRYSIDDIEAATHKFDRALKIGEGGYGPVYKAVLDHTNVAIKILRPDASQGRRQFQQEIEILSSMRHPNMVLLLGACPEYGCLVYEYMDYGSLEDRLCRRGNTKPIPWNIRFRIAADIATGLLFLHQAKPEPLVHRDLKPGNILLDHNFVSKISDVGLARLVPQSIAEVTQYRMTSTAGTFCYIDPEYQQTGMLTTKSDIYSFGILLLQIITARSPMGLTHQVEHAIEKGAFQEVLDPTVTDWPVEEALAFARLALKCAELRKKDRPDLGKEILPELNRLRTLGQEYEAAQVSNTSYSSATSYSFNNDDVSSP